In the Streptomyces formicae genome, one interval contains:
- a CDS encoding DUF5995 family protein, whose translation MAQLERIPEFTAPAHGVDGVLARMRALGADWPPRDGVAVFNRVYLSVTEEVGRRIDGGTFTDPAAATALDVRFSERYLRAVHAAASGRRPPACWRPLFQYRRHPGVRPLQFALAGINAHIGHDLALALVDTCRTLRCEPADLEDEFDRVGDVLVSLEERIREELMPGPDLLQVADPLTHLAGSWSLERARDGAWASARTLWALRDLPVVAEEFRERLDGAVGLVGRILLTPLPD comes from the coding sequence ATGGCGCAGTTGGAGCGGATCCCAGAGTTCACGGCCCCCGCGCACGGGGTGGACGGAGTGCTGGCGCGGATGCGCGCGCTCGGTGCCGACTGGCCGCCGCGCGACGGCGTCGCCGTCTTCAACCGCGTCTACCTCTCGGTCACCGAAGAGGTCGGCAGGCGCATCGACGGCGGTACGTTCACCGACCCCGCGGCCGCGACCGCGCTGGACGTCCGGTTCTCGGAGCGCTATCTGCGGGCCGTCCACGCGGCGGCGTCGGGCCGCCGCCCGCCCGCCTGCTGGCGCCCGCTGTTCCAGTACCGCCGCCATCCGGGCGTACGCCCGCTGCAGTTCGCGCTGGCGGGCATCAACGCCCACATCGGGCACGACCTCGCCCTGGCCCTCGTGGACACCTGTCGCACGCTCCGCTGCGAACCGGCCGACCTGGAGGACGAGTTCGACCGCGTCGGCGACGTCCTCGTATCCCTGGAGGAGCGCATCCGCGAGGAGCTGATGCCGGGCCCCGACCTCCTCCAGGTCGCCGATCCGCTGACGCACCTCGCCGGTTCCTGGAGCCTCGAACGGGCCAGGGACGGCGCGTGGGCCTCGGCGCGGACGCTGTGGGCGCTGCGCGATCTGCCGGTCGTCGCCGAGGAGTTCCGCGAGCGCCTCGACGGGGCGGTGGGCCTGGTGGGCCGCATCCTGCTGACTCCGCTGCCGGACTGA